CTTCCGCGACCAAGCAATCCTCTGGCAGCGATCGTGAGGCTTGTTATACGTTGTGAAGCGTCCAGTGCATCGAACGGTGGACAACCGCCGGAACCAGTCGGCGTAGATCGTGATGGGGTATTGCCCGGCCGTCATCCCGCCATAGCTGAAGGCGTTGACCGCTTCCACGGATTCGATCGTCCAGAACGTGAGCGTGCCTTGCAGGATGAACAGCCCGAGGAACATGCACACGCCGCCCGCGATTGTCAGCAGCAGTAGTCCCACCATGGCGGGGCTCTAGGCGATGTCCAGTAAATAGATTGCGATGCCGAGCACGATCAGGCCTTGGAGAAGTCGACCCACACGTCGCAGCGCGAGTTCCTTGCCCATGATCTGGAGGATGGTGGCGCGGGGTCGCACGAGCACGCGGTCGAAGTCACAGCCACGCACCATCGCGCCCATGCGATCGAAGCCCGTCCCCAGTGCGTCGCCCAAGGCGAAGGCCACGCTCAGCGTGCCGTAGAACAGCGCGATCTCCGGCAGCGTCCAGCTTGAAGCTGGTCGAAGCGTGCGAACAGGGCCCAGATGCCGAGGAATTCGACGCCGGTCGTCAGAAACTGCCCGCTGGCGGACAGCACGAAGCTGACGCGGTACTGAAGCTGCGCACGGATCGACATGGCGAGCAACTGGATGTAGAGCTGGATGCCATTCCGCAACCCCAGCGCCTGGATCTCGCGCCACAACTGGACAAGTCGGTGTGCCGCAATCTCTGCCGCGCCCCGGTCGGGTCCGAAATACCATTTCTTCGGCGTCGCGGCGACCAAGTCCAGGGGGACGTGCCCCTCTTCGCCCTCGAACTGCCCAATCTTGCCAATCACCTTCTGCCATGTATTCTTCGCCGCCCACCAGGTGAGCTTGATCGAAGGCCCGTTTGCGGTGCCGTTACGGGGGTTTCGCCGAACCATGTATAATGTCCAGGATCAGGGGTTGGAGTCTGTAGCTGATTGAACCCGTCATCCAGGAATATCGGCTACCGAGCAAGCCCTTTTCGGCTACCGAATCGGCAATTTTCGGCTACGAAGGGACGCTGACAAGAAATGAAAAACGCCAAGTTGTTTTACATAAACAACTTGGCGTTAAGTAGGAATGGAGCCGGGGGGAGTCGAACCCCGGGTGGCTTGCCGAAAACCCGATTTATTGCGGCTTAAATGAGGTTTCGTTTTGATTAAAAGGCAGATTTTTGGGCAGGTTTAGGGCCGTCGAGGCGGGTCTAATGGAGCCATTTAGGCTCCAACTTCCGTTTGGTGACAATACCGTACCGATACGAAGGACGGCTTGGTGGCCGATGACTGTGGCGAAGGGTGAAACGGTGAACCAGACGTCTTTCACCGTCCATTGTTATCATCATTGACAACCCCGCTCGGTGGGTTATACTGAATGATAACCCCGGAGGGTACGATGCCATGCCCCACCTTGAGGTGCTCTGGATCGAAGGCCCCGACGGCAACGTCGAACACCTCGCCGAGCACGGCGTCAGCCCGGCCGAAGCGGAAGATGTGCTCGCCGACCCGACCGCCACCGCGATAAGCCGCAGCAGCGGCCACCCGATCGTCTTCGGCTACACCCGCCACCGCCGCAAGCTCGCCGTCGTCTACCAGATGCTCGACGACCTCTCCGCCTACCCCATCACCGCCTACGACGTGGAGGATTGACCATGCCCGACATCCGACGCTCGACCAAGAAGCTCAACCCCGAGCAAATCCGCAAGCTCAAGGCTCAAGCGGAGCAAATCGACCGTGAAGACGCCGCGGCCATCAAGACCCAGGGGCGGGCGATCTTTGCCCACCACGAGCGGCTCCGCGACATCCTGCACGCGCTCGTCGCCGAGCGCAAGCGGCAGGGCCTGAGCCTGACCGACTTGGCCGAACGCACCGGCATCGCCAAGTCCAACCTCAGTCGGCTTGAGAACAGCGACAACACGACCCCGAACCTCGACACGCTCGAACGCTACGCCCGCGCCGTCGGCAAGACCCTGCGGGTGGAGTTGACGGACGCGGCATAGCGTCGGCGTGAGCAGAGCAAGAGTGGACTGACCAACTGTGTGTGGCGAGTTCAGCGGAGTTACGGGTCCACCGGCTGAGCGGGAAACGCCTTGGGTGGAGCGGGATCGGGCGATTCCTCGATCGGCTCATCAGCGATGACTTCGAATCTAAGGACGGACAAGTCGCCATCAGCGGCAACAACCTTTCGCCATTCCTCAGCACCGAACTGCTGGGGACGGTGGGTCGGGTCGTACCAAATCGAGAGTCTACCGTCCGGCAGCCGCTGTACCCACCTGCGCTCATTCAGGTAAAAGACCGGTTCGCCGGTGCGGACGATGCGGCGTCCGTCCTCAGACAGTCCGACGTCCAGTTGCAGAGTCAACTCGTACCGGCCATGCAGAAGCGCCTCGGATCGCCATGGAATCATTTCTTGCGCATCAGCCCAGCCCGCCGCGAAGCCGCCGAACGACGAAGTCGCTTCCGGATAGAGCCTGTGAAATTCGTGGATCACCTCGACATGCTCGACGGCATGTTCCGTGGCTGCCTCATGGGCTTCATCGATCTCGTCGGCGCTGCGCAGGGTTTGGATCAGAAACTCGATTGCCGTACGCTCATGTTCGTCATCCGTCTCAGCCAACTGTTGTTCGTAGAGCGCGATCAGGTCCTGCTCCAGGTCAACCGGATCATCGACAGTGATCTGCTCGAAGACGTGTTCGATTCGCCCTTGCGCCGCCTTGACCTTTTCCCACATCTTCACACCAAACCGCATAGGTTCGACCGGTTCGCCTGCCTCACCATGTTCATAAAGCGTGAATTCGGGCTCGCCCGCCTCCACTACGCGGCGCAGGTCTTGGGAAAGGGTGACCGGTACTGACAACTCCAATTCGTATCGGCCGTAAAGAACGGCGCCCGACTCCCACCACACATCATTCAAATCGCTCCGATGATAGACGAACGCCCCCTGCGCCTCCGGATAAAGGGCATGAAAGTCCGCGATCACGTCAACACTGGCCAGCGCGTCCTGTCGTGCCTCGTAGTGAGCTTCGCGGATGACGCCAAGGCCCACCAGTGTCTGAATAAAGTCCATCCAGAGCAGGCGGTCTTCATCCGTTCCAGCAGCGGTAGCTTGGCGGAAGGCATCGGCCGTCGCTTGAACGTCCTCTTCGATGAACGCCAGAATGCGTTCGTGTGTGGCCTGCAATTCCTGCTCAGTCGCTTGGACTGCCTGTTCGGTCGCCCGCCTATTCGCCACGACCTCATAAAACCGCTGGCGTGCCAGCCGGTACGCCTCGATCGCCTCGTCCAGATCAGCTTGTTGACGGTCCGCAGGCGGTTGGCGTGAGGCATCGGCAACATCGTCCTCCATCGGGCCAGCGGGGACTGACGCATTCTCCATACAACCGGAAACGGACAAGACAGCACAGAGCATCGCGAGCCATGGATGCAGTCGCGTGATCGACCTACGGGTGTGACATGAGGCGTGTGGAAGTTCCATGGCTGGTTGGTCTCTCGCAGTATCTCGGGAAGTATTTTTCCCGTCAGATTCTTTGGCATTGATCTACCCGGACCGCGCCGGACAACGCTGATTGTCTACCGCAAGATCAGGTAAAGCAAGGTATTTGAACAGATGTGGAGTGGTGCCATCGCAGAGTCACAGCCTTGGCACGGGCTGCGCGGGACGCGAAACGAGTTCGTCCCGCAGACGGGCGAGGCGGCGGTGCAACACGGACAAAAGCCTTGGTGGGCGGCAAGATGTGCACAAGGCCACCGTCTTGCGATGATGGCCCTGTTCGGAGATGAGACGGGTTAGGTAAGACAAACGCGCTCACCGTGCGCCGGGCAATCTGGACGCCGCCATCGGTTGGCTTTCAGAAATAGCTACCAAGAACCGGTAAAGGGAACCAGGAGTGGCAGCTTGTCATTGCACGATTTGCCAAGCAAAAAAGACGGCCATTCTAGTCGAAACTGCCCCTTGACGTCACGTGTCCAGCATGTCCCATTCTGAGCCAGTCACCCAACGAAGAGCAGACAACTTGCCATTGACCACTCCCCACTCGAAGTCATCTAGAACCAAGCTTTCCCGGCCATACTTCGACTCGATCTCAGCAGCCTTAGACTCCGCTCGATTACGAATGTCTTCAGGCGTGTCCGCCCATTCCTTCGGATGTTGTTCTTTCAGCACATGATGCCGTACCCACCAAACGCGCTCAAACATCTCCTGCGCTGCCGCGTGCAAATCAGACTCGTTTCGCAGGAGGATCATGGGCCATGGTTCACCACCAAGCTCTTCTTCATTCGGAAGCCATTCCACCTTGTCGCCGTTCGGCGACAGGCCGACAGGGTGCCCATTTGGTCCAAGCTCATCCTGGACCGGCCTGACACTGCTGATTGATTCGTCGGACGCGGTGACAATCTGCTGCCTGTACCTGTGCAGATCATTCGGAGTGATGCCGTGCTTCCGATGCGTCACGTACATCTCCGTTAATTTCCCCATCCGTGCGATTTGCTCATCTTCATCCGCACGGCTTATGGCCCGTTGCTCCTTGAATGCATCAAGGTCAATTTCGTTGGCTGTCTGAAGTTGGCGTCGCTTCACCGGCAACATCAACCAAGCCAAGACGAGGGTGATCGCGGCTGCGAGGGCTGCCGATCCCAGGTGAGTCAGCCATGGGGAAGGGTCGTTCATGTTGGCAGTTTACCCGGTTGGTGCTCAATCATTCGACTCCGCCGGTGATCAAGGACGGTACCTGAGCCGCGTGACCGCAAATGATGTGTGCTGTCCGCTGTCGGGCGCCGAACGGGCGGTGAGGTTGCTGGCGGGAAGGCAGGACCATGCCGGACGAACCGTCACTGGCACGGGGACGATCGCTTCAGCACCCAGCCCCTGTATGCGGCGATTGCTTGACGTGGTCGGTGCCCATACCTTGTACGGGTTCATCGGGACGCATCATAGCCAAACAACATGTTGGAGCCTCTTCCATGCCGGGTAAGGACATCGATTTTGACAAGTGGGGAATCGGCGAAACGATCGAGCGCAACTATCTCCGGGTCCCCGTCAATCAGCGGTCCTACGCCTGGCACCGAGAGAACGTGGATGATCTTTACGCCGATCTCCGCAACGCCATGAACCATGGCGACCCTGAATACTTTCTTGGCACGATGGTTTTTATTCGTTGCGACGACGGCACCTTGGAAGTTGCCGATGGACAACAACGCCTTGCCACCACGATCATCCTGTACGCCGCCTTGCGAGACTACCTCGCCGACGATCCATCACAGCGCCGACTTTACGAATCCATTTCCCAGCAATTTCTTTCCGCCTACGACATGCATTCGGATAGTGATCGGGCAAAGCTCAAGTTGAACACCAGCGACGATGACTACTTTTACCGCCGCGTCATATTGCCGCCAGATCACACCGATCGCATGGAAAAATGCGAATCACGTAAACCTTCCCATCTCCGGATCGAAGAAGCGGCGAAGTTTGCCGCAAGATGGGTTAGTCAGAAAATCACTGATGAGACGAAACCGGACCGCCAAATTGAGAATATTCGTTCGTGGATCACTTACCTAACCAAGTCCGCCCAAGTGATCGTGGTAATCGTTCCAGATGCAGCAAAGGCGTTTTCCATTTTCGAAACGTTGAACGATCGTGGTCTGAAACTGTCTCAGTTGGATTTGCTTAAGAACTACCTCTACGCCACCGCTGCTCAAAAAGACCGTCTCGACGACATTCGTTCTCGGTGGGACGAAATGGTTGGTACACTTGAAGCGAACGGCTTGGAAGAACGTTCGCTCGACTATGTCCGTCAACTATGGATATCGTTCCACGGACATGTCAAGGCTGATGACATTTTCTCACGCATCCGAAATTGGGCGAAGACACCCGGCAAGGTTGTTGAGTTCGGCGACATGGTAAGTCAAAACTCTGCTCCGTATGCCGCCATCATCAATCCGTCTCATCCATTGTGGTCGAAGAATCAGCACACCCATGCGACACGCGACTGCATTCGTATTCTTGGGGAAAGTTTGCGGGTCGATCGCATTCGCCCGCTTTTGCTATCCACGTTGATGACATTTGACCGTAAAGCCACCGAACAGACTTTCCGCTTGTGCGTTGCGTGGACGGTGCGATTCCTAATTGTCGGCGGGATTGGAAGTGGCACCATTGAGCAGTTCTATGCGAATGCCGCCCAAGAGATTCGCAGTAAGAAGATAACAACACCGAAACAGCTAGCTGACCAGATGAAGCGGCATGTGCCAGCAGATCGAGAATTTGAAGATCAGTTTGCCCGCGTAACCGTCTCTCGAAACTACACCGCACGTTATTACCTGTGGGCGCTGGAACTTGCCACCCGGGGCGACAAAGACCCAATGCTCGTCAACGCGGACGATCCCGATCGATTCGACCTCGAACACGTTATGCCCCAAAAGCCGTCCGGACAATGGTCGATCTCAGAAGAAGATCACTCCCAGTTGGTCAAGCGAATCGGCAATCTCACAATCCTCGAAAAAAAGATAAACTCAGATTTGAAAAGTGACGACTTCGACGTAAAACAGCCTGCCTACGCGAAATCATCGATCCATCTCACCCGAGGCCTGTCCGATATGACCGGTTGGAGCAAGCACGAAATTACTGCGAGGCAGACCAAACTCGCGGCATTGG
Above is a window of Phycisphaerales bacterium AB-hyl4 DNA encoding:
- a CDS encoding helix-turn-helix domain-containing protein — encoded protein: MPDIRRSTKKLNPEQIRKLKAQAEQIDREDAAAIKTQGRAIFAHHERLRDILHALVAERKRQGLSLTDLAERTGIAKSNLSRLENSDNTTPNLDTLERYARAVGKTLRVELTDAA
- a CDS encoding DUF262 domain-containing protein, coding for MPGKDIDFDKWGIGETIERNYLRVPVNQRSYAWHRENVDDLYADLRNAMNHGDPEYFLGTMVFIRCDDGTLEVADGQQRLATTIILYAALRDYLADDPSQRRLYESISQQFLSAYDMHSDSDRAKLKLNTSDDDYFYRRVILPPDHTDRMEKCESRKPSHLRIEEAAKFAARWVSQKITDETKPDRQIENIRSWITYLTKSAQVIVVIVPDAAKAFSIFETLNDRGLKLSQLDLLKNYLYATAAQKDRLDDIRSRWDEMVGTLEANGLEERSLDYVRQLWISFHGHVKADDIFSRIRNWAKTPGKVVEFGDMVSQNSAPYAAIINPSHPLWSKNQHTHATRDCIRILGESLRVDRIRPLLLSTLMTFDRKATEQTFRLCVAWTVRFLIVGGIGSGTIEQFYANAAQEIRSKKITTPKQLADQMKRHVPADREFEDQFARVTVSRNYTARYYLWALELATRGDKDPMLVNADDPDRFDLEHVMPQKPSGQWSISEEDHSQLVKRIGNLTILEKKINSDLKSDDFDVKQPAYAKSSIHLTRGLSDMTGWSKHEITARQTKLAALAPKIWTLNVRA